Genomic DNA from Brockia lithotrophica:
TCTTGCCGTTGGAACCCGTGACCGCGACGCGGGGGTGCGGCAAGAACGGCAGGCTGAGGCCGACCTCGGACACCACGGGGATCCCCCGCTCGCGCGCCGCCCGCACCGCCGGATGCTCAGGGGGAAGTCCGGGACTCTTTACGACGACCTCCGCCCCCGCGAGCAGCTCCGGACCCTGCGGCCCGATGCGCACGGGGACCTTCGCGCGCTCGAGGTCGGCGAACTCCGGGCGCCCGCGCACGTCGCTCACCGTCACGCGGGCGCCGACCCGAACGAGGAGGAGGGCGGCGGCGACGCCGCTCCGCCCGCCGCCGAGGACGAGAACCCGCCGCCCGGCGTAGCGCCGCCGCAGGGCGGTCCACCCCCGGTCGTGCGGCGAAGCAACGGACTCCGCTGGGGATCGCGTCATCGGGCGAGCACCTCCACCGTGAGGGCGCAGGCAGCGCACAGGGCTTCGAAAGCCCAAAAGGTGGCGACGATGCGCCATTCACTCCAGCCGACGAGTTCGAAGTGGTGGTGCAGGGGAGACATCCGAAACAGGCGCTTCCCGCCCGTGCGCTTGAAGTAGAGGACCTGGAAGATCACGGAAAGCGTCTCGACGACGAAGAGCCCGCCGAGGAGCACGAGCAAGAGCTCCGTGCGGGTGAGGACGGCAAGACCCGCGAGGGCGCCCCCCAGAGCGAGTGAGCCCGTATCGCCCATGAACACGCGCGCCGGGTGGGCGTTGAAGAAGAGGAAGCCCACGAGCGCTCCGACGAACGTGGCGGCAAAGAGCGCTTCCTCGAAGTGCCCGCGCCCCAAGGCGAGGACGGCGTATGCGCCGAAGGCGATGGCCGCCGAGCCCGCGAGGAGGCCGTCGAGGCCGTCCGTGATGTTCACGGCGTTCGTCGTGGCCACGAAGACGAGGAGGAGGAAGGCGAAGTAGAGGACGTAGGCGATGGGACCGGGTCCTAAGGCGACGTCGCCGACGAAGGGGACGAACACCCGAGGATCGAGCCGATCCGTCGCGACGAGGAGAAAAAAGAGGGCAAAGGCGAGGACGAGTTGGGCGAGGAACTTTTCGCGGGCGGTAAGGCCGAGGTTGCGCCGGTAGACGACCTTGAAGAAGTCGTCGGCAAAGCCGATCGCCGCATACCCAAG
This window encodes:
- a CDS encoding Phospho-N-acetylmuramoyl-pentapeptide-transferase, which codes for MVERVLLFAMATSFLATLLIGTAAIPFLRRLKAGQSIREEGPRWHARKSGTPTMGGLIFLGGALFSLAFFGHRTPETVFLLVATLGYAAIGFADDFFKVVYRRNLGLTAREKFLAQLVLAFALFFLLVATDRLDPRVFVPFVGDVALGPGPIAYVLYFAFLLLVFVATTNAVNITDGLDGLLAGSAAIAFGAYAVLALGRGHFEEALFAATFVGALVGFLFFNAHPARVFMGDTGSLALGGALAGLAVLTRTELLLVLLGGLFVVETLSVIFQVLYFKRTGGKRLFRMSPLHHHFELVGWSEWRIVATFWAFEALCAACALTVEVLAR